Genomic segment of Bicyclus anynana chromosome 18, ilBicAnyn1.1, whole genome shotgun sequence:
acagtgttactttatgaattaaaaatgttgtcataattctcatttttttctataagactgtaataatataaagttataaattaatgaatataatattgcTACATgggttttgtaaaaaactatacagcatttttttttatatcgatgttatttgatctagcGCCCCTTTGCCCAAACTTAGATACCAATTGTGAAAGCTACAATCATTTTGATTGGCCAAAAAATCTTGTCGTGAATTAATATAGTttcatttaaacaatattaatacaatttaaattaatattcggATTATATTACCGGCAGGTAAATTGTATTTACTtgctatcatatttttttttaaacagtctTGTATCTCGACCTACAATGACTTTGCCTTGTCAAGTTTCAAATTAACGTGTATTACCTACTTGCATGTAAAGTAATTAATAGGTGTCAAAATCCTAATggaattaaatgaacaaatgggtaatttgttaaaattataatgatcttagatcttaaaataaaattatgttaccTCATAAAGTTTTTGAAGGACTTTATCTCTATCTATTAGtgtgtattaaattattaagctTAAAAACTAAGCCAACAAGCTGAGCAAAGTTATTCATATTCATCAAATACAATCAATCATAATggaaatgtaatgtaatatgaTGGAACTTTACctaatgtgttataaaaaactTTGTTGTATAGTCCATTTTCAATGAAAATGCAACATTACAGGCAAATCAGCCTAAATGTATAAAGTCTATGGCTCATAGGCTGATTTCTTTATGCACTGTAGGtagatttgtttttgttggttTATAATACCTTTGCTATGCAATAGTCAATATATCAAATCACAATTGCAATCCAATGAATTAGATGACAATTGTAGTCCAATATATCAGATGACAATTGTAATCCAATGCATTAGATGACAATTGTAATCCAATGTATTGGATGGCAATTGTTATCCGATATATTGGACTACAATTGTCATctaatttattccaaaaaaataaatctgatgACAATAATTGTTATCTAATTTATTGAATATACAATTATAATCAAATGacaattataattgcataatcTGGATAACAATTGTAATCTAATTTATTGAATATACCATTATAATCAAATGACAATTATAATTCCCTATACTGGATAACAATTGTAATCCAATCGTAATAACAATTCCAATTTATTGCTTTATTGTTCATCACTGATTATCACTACCTTAAAGACTTActcaaataaagtatttttgaatCACAAAGTCAATTTCATAATTATAGACTTTTAAGTGGCACTAAATTTGGTTCAGGGGTTTATGTCTTCAATCAATTACAAACTGTACTAAATACTTACCAGCCTATTTAATAGTAGATTTGGGTTTGTTTATTCAATTTGCATTTAAAGTAACTTCAAGCAAACCTCAACAATGTACCTTTCAGTTTAAACTTTTGGTTTAAACAACTGTTTTCATGTATGAAAACACACAGTTCATTTCGTCGGTAACAGACATGGTTACCGCACATGTAAATATAGGCTATTGACTCGGTGCAGCCTCCACACTTTCTGGCCGCGACAACACAGGCTTTTCGGCAATGGTTGGTTTCTCTGCGACTTGTGGTTTCTCCGCTAGCAATGGCTTCTCTGCTAGTAATGGCTTCTCTGCTACTGCAATTTTTTCTGCTATCGGTTTTTCTACTGCTGCTTTTGTTGCTATGGATGGCTTTTCTGAAATCTGTGGTTTTTCAGGCACTTTTTCTGCAATTGGTTCTTCGAGTTGGGGTTTATCTAGTGGTTTCTCTGCAACCTTGGGTTGTTCCACTGGTTTATCGTTGGCAATGTCAGGATTTTCAGTTTCATTGTGCTGAATGTGTGTATTGGCCAGTTTGGTTGGTAATAGATCGGGTTCCTCTTGCTCCATTTGTGTGGGCCCATTATGTGTTTCTATGTTGGGCATGGGAGGAGAGACAGACCTCTGAAGTGCACTCTCCGGTATAGTGGGAGAGACGCCCCTCGCAGAGTTCTCTTCACTAGATGCACTTAGTTGCCGCAGTGGAGACCCTGAGGTAAGGTTTTGTGGATGGTGAGGATTGTGTAATGGCAACCGTGATTTATCACTTTTCCTCCACAAGGTAACCTCCTGCTGTTTAAAGTAACGCCTGTCTTCTGTGTCCATAAGTACCAGATTCAGGTAATACCTAACtgaaaacttattatttatatcccTCATTGTAGGTGTAAGATCGTAACCAGCTAAAAATACTCTTATAGGAATACTTTCTCCTCTCACTGGTGCACCATCCATTATCTCGTACTTGGCCACCGTTTCATTTTCCGTAAATGTATTGGGACCAGAGCCAGTGGTTTCTCTCTTTATGATGGATATTTCCATGTGCTTAATCTTTATGCGGACAAGGAGGAAGTATATTTTACCTACTATCACATCTTTCAGGTGATACTTTGATTTGTTGTACTCAAACTCTATGTGCAGACAATCTTCGATGCCCACCTCCATTTTTATGGAGTTGAGCACGTCGGGGTAGCTGCACAGCGTGTGGACGGCTATATCTACCTCTTTGATGACGTCTGTCAAGCGGCGGACGATAGTCGCACGCAAGAAGTACCTCAGTCTGACGTTGGCTCCTGTGTAAACTTCGTACGGTTTCTCGACGTTCGCAAACTCGAATGGGTATGACGTGTGTTGCAGGAGGTCGCCTGGCCGCGCCAGCTCCTTCACCAGCGATATAAACTCGTGGTGGTTACCTCTGTCGTAAAACAACTCGATTTGTCCGATTAACTCCACTTTTATTCCTTGATGCTCCAACTTTGATCCCGGTTTACGCAACGTCACGTTGACCCTCCCCGACACGGTTTCACCGTCGTAATATAGCAACAACTTCTCCTTTTTACCATCGTCCGTCTTAACTTCGGCAACCTTCCGTTTGTCAGCATCGTCGAACACGATTTCGATATCCGCGGTTTGTCCGAATCCGAAAAAACTCATTTTCACATTTAACTGTTACGCAATTGGTGTGAAAGTTTTTTTACGTTGCTTTTGAACAGAATAATAACGCTTTATTTGAGCAAAACATTGAAAAACGGCGACGAAACGCCCGCAAATCTGTAGGCGACTGAAAGATTGAAGCAAAGATGGCGACTACAATTATGTCGGATGTCGCCGAAATGTttcgtaaattaaatattagtgCAAAAACTTACCAACGAGACATCTTTGAATATCGCAGGCGAATTTCTTGCAAGGATCCTTCGgcatatataaaaattaaaagtgatTTTAGATGAAAAGTGAATCTCAAATTTCAATCGTGGGGATATTTTAGGTTATAGcaacattatataaataaagtaaactattcattcattcacttaTCATTATCAGTTATCAGTTATCatgttttaatttcaagtttagataggaattatgaaaatttacaaatcttgcgtaaacaaaaaattaattgaaacaaataacagttaacagaaatatttttcaccgataaattaaaatcattaatttaaaatatcttcttcATTCCTAATTTTGAATGCACCCAAGTCTTTTGAAATTACTTATTCAGTATTgccatttttatgataatttcCTAGATTGTCTTTGATCTTCCTTTCATCTTTTCCTTGCATTGGCTTAAAAAGGCTAGAACGCAGAGCGTAATATCTGAAAttttaagaaaagaaaaattttcataaccttttttttttgaactgaAGGAAATCGTAAATGGCGAAGGCGAAccgcaaaattaattaattagaagcGAGTGTTTGTTACTGTGACTTTTATGATTATTTAGTGAATTAAATCCCCAATAAGATGGAAATTACACGTACAACGCTCGGCATCGCTGTCGGTTTGGCTGGAACACTCTTCCTAGGGTACTGTGTATATTTTGACCAACAACGTCGCAAAGATCCTCTATTCAAAAAGAAGCTCAGGGAACgtaagttataaattaaaactttcctAAATTATTATGCACACGTCATATCTTACTATGCCATACAATACAATTCCAAGTTAGACCCATATTCATTGTGTTGTATAATTTTCCAACCTCAAAATTGATTTGATGTCCTATTACACAAGAAAAGGTTTCATGATTTATGTTTGGTTTTCATCACAGTAACTCTGAAAAAGGTATTGATTTAATGGTTCGAAATAATACAGTCAACAGAATTAGTAAGACTGTAAAAACTTAAATAGGAATTTATGTTGGAGAATAACTAGCGAAAAAGTGAAAACCGTTAGTttgttttaaatctttaaagaaaattgaatTAATGAAATGTTAGGAAACCGTGAGGCACTTTCGACCAGTTATACCAAATGAAATTGATGAATATTTTAGTTTCACAATTTTACTATACAAGACCACAGTATCCTTCAAAACTCGAACTTTTACTTCACACATCGATGTTCCATTGTATTTCTAAAATTGCTTGAGTTCAAAGCTGCACTACTAGTAGTAAGTAAATCTTACCAAATTTAACTGGGCAGGGAAAACAAACTAACAGAGAAAAGCCCTCAATTTGCAAGTCCAGTATTGCAAACATGTGACCAATGAGATAATCTTGTGTAgacaaatagaaataatatatatttatgtataaataatactctTTCATTGTGTTGAGATGAAAGAGATTGGACTGGGGTAACTTCGCCGCCATTAGacaaaattttgtttctttctcTTCAATTGGTGGTATGCTATGTTCAATTCAGAGTTTTGCTCTGCCATACAATGCAACCAAATTCAATGGAATGCTAATATATTTGTTTCCCTTAATAGTTAAGGTAATAATGTGTTTTTTGCTCTCTCTTTCCTTTCtctatcggagatcagtctctgGACCATAATCTAATCAAATAACTgctcagtaggtaggtaggtaggtaggtaatagtgtgtaacaatataattatgctTGTAATTGCAAGAACACAAGTTTAAGTCTCAGGTTCATAAACACAGGGCTGCATTTTGTAGGGCTAGTTCTTTgcagtgttgctctgtttaatGTATAGGCAACATTTTGGTTAACCACTTACCAAGCAACAGGTTTTTGGTTTGTCAAACCTTAAATTGCtatcaaatattaaatttttttcatttaaaggtaagaatgtaaattaattaaccaTGTAGTGATTTGGGGTTTGGGAACAAAAGGGGTTTATAAGGTGAGGGTAAATGGAAATCTTGGAAGGAAAAGGCAAGGCAAATGTTCTTGGACCAAAACTAGGATATTCTGATTAAATGTCAAGTCAGGAGTACCCTAAGCAAACAAACTTGTATGAAAGGAGGCAAGTACGTCCATATGCTTCAAGCCATGATGGAAAGATGAGAGTAAAACGAGAGAAGAAAAGTGAGAGAGCTAAAGATAATATCAGGT
This window contains:
- the LOC112051196 gene encoding vacuolar protein sorting-associated protein 26B-like → MSFFGFGQTADIEIVFDDADKRKVAEVKTDDGKKEKLLLYYDGETVSGRVNVTLRKPGSKLEHQGIKVELIGQIELFYDRGNHHEFISLVKELARPGDLLQHTSYPFEFANVEKPYEVYTGANVRLRYFLRATIVRRLTDVIKEVDIAVHTLCSYPDVLNSIKMEVGIEDCLHIEFEYNKSKYHLKDVIVGKIYFLLVRIKIKHMEISIIKRETTGSGPNTFTENETVAKYEIMDGAPVRGESIPIRVFLAGYDLTPTMRDINNKFSVRYYLNLVLMDTEDRRYFKQQEVTLWRKSDKSRLPLHNPHHPQNLTSGSPLRQLSASSEENSARGVSPTIPESALQRSVSPPMPNIETHNGPTQMEQEEPDLLPTKLANTHIQHNETENPDIANDKPVEQPKVAEKPLDKPQLEEPIAEKVPEKPQISEKPSIATKAAVEKPIAEKIAVAEKPLLAEKPLLAEKPQVAEKPTIAEKPVLSRPESVEAAPSQ